CGCAGACGATCGTCTCCGGAGTGATCACCGGAATCGCGGCCGCCTGAGCCAGCCTCTCGTCCAGCGCCGTCAGCGAGGCATGCGGGAGCACCGACCGGGACATCCGAAGCGCGTCCGCCCAGCCCGGCCGCATCGGCTCCGGCGTCATCACCCTCGCCAGCAGCAAAGCGGCGTCGACCGCCTTCGTCGAAGGCCGCAGCACCGCCGCGGCCAGCGTGCGGGTGGCGATGTCGACGATGCCGGTCAGCTCGACGGTGTCCACCGTCCCGTCGTCGTGAACGACCAGCACATCCAGCGGAGTCGAATCGATCTCCATTACCTCGCCCGGCCGGGCCACGGTGAGCTGGCCGAACATGTCGTCCGGCTGCTTGGCCAGCGAGCGGCGAGTGCGGGCCGAGCCCAGAGTGTGCCGACCGGAGCTGACCGCCTTCAGCAGCCGGTAGAACGTCGCCCGTGACGGCAGCGGCACCGTTCCAAGGCCGTGCTCGGCTTCCAGGAGACGCTCCATCCGGCGCCGCAGCACCCGCGCGGAGACCGTGGACCGGCCGCCCTGTTCCTCCACCACCTTCTCCAGGGCCTCGACCACCCGCCGATCGGCCCGGCCCGTGCCGTCCGGGACCGAACGCAGCCTCGGATCGACCAACCCGAGCACTCCCTCGCGCTCGAAGCGAACCCGCATGTCCTGCAACACGGTCATCGACACCGCCGTCCCGGCCGCCGCCAGCTCGGCAGCCTTGGCCAGCTCCCGCTGCCGCAAGGAACGAACCGCCGGGTCGTACTCGGGCCGCACCGGCCCGTCCGGCTCGTCCAACGGGCGGCCGGTCAGCATCTCCACCAGGTGCTGCTGCCACCAGCCGGCCCGCTCCACCGCCTTGTCCGGAAGCCCTTCCAGCACATCGGCCGCGGGCATCACCGTCCGTACCGAGGTGGCGGAGACCACCTCGAAATCCTCACCGGCCAGCAGATGGGCCAGCATCACCACGCTCGCCGACTGAGCCTCGTCGACCAACCGGACCGCAGCCCCCTCCAGCGCGGCCACCGTGTGCAGACGGCCATCGAACCGGACCAGGTCACCCGCCCGCAGCAGCCGCGGACGCAACGACATCCCCGCCCCCTTCCTCCGCCATGCCCAGCCGCACCCGCGTGTCCGCAGCCAGCAGCCCCGACTGCAGATCAACGGCCAGGACCCGGCGCCAGAGCAGGTGGAACAGCACCGGCAGCACCGCGATCTGGTCACCCACTCGCCGTGCCCCGTCCAGCAGTTCGCCGCCGTCAGCGAAGGCCCGCATGAGATCGGCTGCAATCCGAGCGCGGTGCACCCGCGGATGCCGGTAGCCGGCCAGCCACCGCACATTCGCCATCAAAACCGCATCCGGAGCCCCCACCCGGATGTAGTCCCATCCCACGGGCTGACACGCCGCCGCGGTCGCGGCGAATTTCATGGCGTCCGGCGGCTCGATCCGCTCATCGGGACGGACATCGACCACCAGCCCCGTCCCGTCCGCGCGGCGTACGAAAAAGTCTGGCGTATGACGGATCCGCTTCCCTCGCGGTCCCGCCCACGACAGCCGGAACGGCTGCGAAGCGATCCCCGTCACCAGCGGGTCGGAGTCGAGCAGCACCAGCCGATCCCGCTCCAGCCACGATTCGTAGCCCACATGCCCGCCACAGGTCGCCGACCAGTACCAGCCGCACCAGTTGCCCTGCCCCCGGAAAGCCGGAAACCGCCGCTCAGGCCGAACCGACTCGAATGGAACCGACCACAGACCCTCCAGGGAACCACGCTCACGGACCCCGCCCGCACTGACGTACTCCAGGTCGATGTCCTCCGCCGATACCTCACACGCATCCATCCGGGCCTCCGGTACGACGCCGACCAGTCACGACGACCGTAGGCACAGCCGCAGCGGCGTACCCGGAGAAGACCGAGACACCCCACCAAATGCCCGGACATGACTGAGACGTCGCCTCACTTGCCCGGAGATCTCCGAGACTGCCCGGACATCACAGAGACAGGACACCCGACCGCAAGGGCCATGCGAGTGGTGTGACGCACTTTTGCAAGCGGGTGCTTGCAAAAGTTAGCAAGGGTGGCGCACCATCGGGGTATGGCATCACTCAACGTCGGCAATCTCGGTGAGTACCTGCGCGAGCAGCGGCGCAGCGCGCAGCTTTCGTTGCGGCAGCTCGCCGATGCCGCCGGGGTGTCCAATCCCTATCTCAGCCAGATCGAGCGCGGGCTGCGCAAGCCGAGCGCCGAGGTGCTGCAGCAGGTCGCCAAGGCGCTGCGGATCTCCGCCGAGACCCTTTACGTACGGGCCGGGATTCTGGACGAGCGGGAGCGGGAGGAGCTGGAGACGCGCGCGGTGATTCTGGCCGATCCGTCCATAAACGAGCGGCAGAAGAACGTTCTGCTGCAGATCTACGACTCCTTCCGCAAGGAGAACGGGTTCGAGCCCGGACCGGAATCCGGCGCCGGAGCCGGATCGGGGACCGGCGGCGAGTCCGGGCCGGGGGCCTTTGGCGCCCGTGCGGACGACGGCCCCGGTGCCGACGGCGGAGATGCCGGTACAGCTTCAAAGCCTTCAAAACCCTCACACTGAGTCTGATGATCCGGGAGGACCACAGTCATGGCCATCACCGATGACCTGCGTAAGACCCTCACCGACCCGACCCCCCTCTACTTCGCCGCCGGTACGGCCGACATCGCCGTCGAGCAGGCGCGCAAGGTTCCGGCGCTGATCGAGCAGCTGCGTGCCGAGGCGCCGGAGCGTATCGAGGCCGTGCGCAACGCCGACCCCAAGACCGTGCAGGAGAAGGTGACCTCGCAGGCCAAGGAGGCGCAGGCCACCGTGCAGGCCAAGGTCACCGAGGTGATCGGGTCGTTCGACAGTGATCTGCGGAAGCTGGGCGAGAGCGCCCAGGACCTGGCGCTGCGCAGTCTGGGCGTGGCCGCGGAGTACGCGGTCCGGGCCCGGGAGACGTACGAGAAGGTCGCCGAGCGCGGCGAGCAGACCGTGAAGAACTGGCGTGGCGAGACGGCCGACGAGATCGTGGAGATCGCAGTCGTCGTCGAGCCGCGCAAGGAGTCCAAGCCGGCGGGCACCGCGAAGACGGAGCCTGCCGCCAAGCCGGGACCGGCCAAGGCCGCGCCCGCACCCGCTCCGAAGGCCGTCAGGCCGGAGAGCAAGGCCCCGGCCGCACCCGCCAAGAAGGCGCCCGTGCGCAAGCCCGTCGCGAAGAAGACCACTCCGCCGACCGCGAAGTAGCGTCACGGCCGGGATGTGTACCGGGGCGCGGGACGGGCACCTTTTGGGGTGCCCGGCTCGTTGTCCCGGTACCTTGGCCGCGAGGCGCTCATCCACTTATTAGGCGGTACACACCATGTTGCTCACAGGATTCAGCACATTCGTCTGGCTGCTCTACATGGTCATGCTCGCCCTGGCCGTGATCGCGTTGTTCATGGCCGCGACGGCACGTGAGGACGCCTACCGGGCCGCGGACAAGCAGAAGAAGTCGTTCTGGCTGATCATCCTCGGCATCACCGTCGCCGTGAATCTCTTCGTGCCGATACTGTTCCTGCAGCTCGCGGGCGCGGTCGCGTCCATCGTCTTCCTGGTGGACGTACGGCCCGCGCTGAGGGCGGTCTCGGGTGGCGGCGGCCGCCGCGGCGGCTCCAGCAGCGACGGACCGTACGGGCCGTACAACGGCGGGCGCTGAGCGTTCGCGGGTCTTACGGTGCCGGTTCGGGGCGCGGGCGCGGGATGCGCCGGCCCCGGTCGCCGTTCCGGCTCCGTCGGCGGACGTGCTCCTGGTCGCGGTCGAGCAGCAGGACCGCGACGTCGTCGGTCAGTTCGCCGCCGTTCAGCTCCCGCACATGGGCGACCGCGGCCTCCAGGAGATCCTCGCCGGTGAGCCCCTCCATCAGCTGGCGGTTGATCATCTCGACCATGCCGTCCTGCCCGAGCCGCTGAGTGCCGTCCGGCCCCACGCGCCCCTCGATCAGCCCGTCCGTGTACATCATCAGGCTCCACGAACCGCCGAGATCCACCTGACGGCGCGGCCAGCGCGCGTGCGGCAGCAGGCCCAGGGCCGGGCCGC
This sequence is a window from Streptomyces sp. NBC_01217. Protein-coding genes within it:
- a CDS encoding integrase produces the protein MSLRPRLLRAGDLVRFDGRLHTVAALEGAAVRLVDEAQSASVVMLAHLLAGEDFEVVSATSVRTVMPAADVLEGLPDKAVERAGWWQQHLVEMLTGRPLDEPDGPVRPEYDPAVRSLRQRELAKAAELAAAGTAVSMTVLQDMRVRFEREGVLGLVDPRLRSVPDGTGRADRRVVEALEKVVEEQGGRSTVSARVLRRRMERLLEAEHGLGTVPLPSRATFYRLLKAVSSGRHTLGSARTRRSLAKQPDDMFGQLTVARPGEVMEIDSTPLDVLVVHDDGTVDTVELTGIVDIATRTLAAAVLRPSTKAVDAALLLARVMTPEPMRPGWADALRMSRSVLPHASLTALDERLAQAAAIPVITPETIVCDRGKAYISDTFRSACQSLGISFQPAHPDTPTDKPHIERTLQSVATMFVQHLPGYKGRSTEHRGTDPAAEALWTIHQLQELLQEWIVHWQMRPHDGLRDPLMPGKALSALWQRESLFDEQGLLRVRGVIVEG
- a CDS encoding TnsA-like heteromeric transposase endonuclease subunit, which gives rise to MDACEVSAEDIDLEYVSAGGVRERGSLEGLWSVPFESVRPERRFPAFRGQGNWCGWYWSATCGGHVGYESWLERDRLVLLDSDPLVTGIASQPFRLSWAGPRGKRIRHTPDFFVRRADGTGLVVDVRPDERIEPPDAMKFAATAAACQPVGWDYIRVGAPDAVLMANVRWLAGYRHPRVHRARIAADLMRAFADGGELLDGARRVGDQIAVLPVLFHLLWRRVLAVDLQSGLLAADTRVRLGMAEEGGGDVVASAAAAGG
- a CDS encoding helix-turn-helix domain-containing protein, translating into MASLNVGNLGEYLREQRRSAQLSLRQLADAAGVSNPYLSQIERGLRKPSAEVLQQVAKALRISAETLYVRAGILDEREREELETRAVILADPSINERQKNVLLQIYDSFRKENGFEPGPESGAGAGSGTGGESGPGAFGARADDGPGADGGDAGTASKPSKPSH
- a CDS encoding DUF2516 family protein; protein product: MLLTGFSTFVWLLYMVMLALAVIALFMAATAREDAYRAADKQKKSFWLIILGITVAVNLFVPILFLQLAGAVASIVFLVDVRPALRAVSGGGGRRGGSSSDGPYGPYNGGR